AGGTAACGTGTAGTTGAACTCTTATTCATATGATTAAATTTGCTGAAAGTCATCATGTCGTCAACACTATATATTGTTGCTACGCCGATTGGCAACCTAGCCGATATTTCCCTGCGCGCGATCGAGATTTTAAAATCTGTTGATTGTATCGCAGCTGAAGATACCCGTCATAGCAAAAAATTACTTTCCCATCATGGCGTGCAAACACGCCTGATAAGCTATCATGAATTTGGCGGTGATCAGCAGCTAGAACAGTTGATGCAGATGTTGCAGCAGGGTAGTGACATTGCGCTAATCTCAGACGCGGGTACGCCATTAATTTCTGATCCGGGCTACCGTTTAGTGACTGCGGCGCACGAGGCAAATATGACAGTCAGGCCGATTCCAGGTGCCAGTGCTTTAACAGCTGCATTATCGGTTTGCGGTATTGCCACAGATCAATTCACCTTTGCCGGATTTTTACCGGCTAAATCAAATGCACGTCGTGAAAAGTTGTCGCAGTATATTGAAGCTTCACCGACGGCAGTATTTTATGAGGCGCCGCATCGCTTGCTCGCTTGTCTGCAGGATATGCTCGCTTTATACGGCCCTTTGCGGCAGGTCTGTCTGCTGCGCGAGCTAACGAAAACATTTGAAACCGTGGCCTTGCTTCCGCTGGCTGATTTGATTGCATGGGTTGAGGCAGACAGTCATCAGCAGCGCGGTGAAATTGTATTGGTGCTATCGCCCGTTAAAGCTCAAGCGCATCAGCTTGATAGCGCATTGATCAATCTCGCTCAAGAGCTTAGCACGCATATGCCAGCAAAAGTTGCTTGTAAGGCTATCGCTTCGCACTTAAAGGTGTCGAAAAAAACGCTCTATGATCAGTTGTTAAGCTTGAAATCTGACTAGTATGCTCTAACATTATGCGCTGTTAACCAGACAGTCGCCGCTATTCACCTTTTCGTGGATGGGGGAGGAAAGTCCGGGCTCCATAGGGTAGAGTGCCAGGTAACGCCTGGGGGGTGAAAGCCCACGGAAAGTGCAGCAGAGAGTAGACCGCCTAAGCAGTTTTCTGCCGGTAAGGGTGAAACGGTGCGGTAAGAGCGCACCGCGTAATAGGTAACTATTGCGGCGATGGTAAACCCCACTCGGAGCAAGACCAAATAGAAATCCGATACGTGTGACCCGCACGGGATTTGGGTAGGTC
The genomic region above belongs to Pseudomonadales bacterium and contains:
- the rsmI gene encoding 16S rRNA (cytidine(1402)-2'-O)-methyltransferase, producing MSSTLYIVATPIGNLADISLRAIEILKSVDCIAAEDTRHSKKLLSHHGVQTRLISYHEFGGDQQLEQLMQMLQQGSDIALISDAGTPLISDPGYRLVTAAHEANMTVRPIPGASALTAALSVCGIATDQFTFAGFLPAKSNARREKLSQYIEASPTAVFYEAPHRLLACLQDMLALYGPLRQVCLLRELTKTFETVALLPLADLIAWVEADSHQQRGEIVLVLSPVKAQAHQLDSALINLAQELSTHMPAKVACKAIASHLKVSKKTLYDQLLSLKSD